In the genome of Oncorhynchus clarkii lewisi isolate Uvic-CL-2024 chromosome 4, UVic_Ocla_1.0, whole genome shotgun sequence, one region contains:
- the LOC139407777 gene encoding gap junction Cx32.2 protein-like: protein MGEWGFLSSLLDKVQSHFTVIGKVWMTVLFIFRIMVLGAGAEKVWGDEQSNMICNTKQPGCKNVCYDHAFPISHIRFWVLQIIFVSTPTLVYLGHVMHVIHKENKLRQWLSQAGNEMGKMPKYSDEKGHVKIKGELLASYTVNIFFRILLEIAFIVGQYYLYGFILDPKIECSRAPCPFTVECFMSRPTEKTIFIIFMLVVACVSLLLNVVEIFYLICSKCGSGSRRRAQEVPAIAMHSCLDGGSTA from the coding sequence ATGGGAGAGTGGGGATTCCTGTCGTCGCTGCTGGACAAGGTGCAGTCGCACTTCACGGTCATTGGAAAGGTTTGGATGACCGTCCTGTTTATCTTCAGGATCATGGTCCTCGGAGCAGGGGCGGAGAAGGTGTGGGGCGATGAGCAGTCCAATATGATTTGCAATACCAAACAGCCTGGTTGTAAGAACGTGTGCTACGACCATGCCTTCCCCATCTCCCACATCCGCTTCTGGGTCCTTCAGATCATCTTCGTCTCCACCCCAACGTTGGTGTACCTGGGACATGTCATGCACGTCATCCACAAGGAGAACAAACTGAGGCAATGGCTGAGTCAGGCAGGCAATGAGATGGGGAAAATGCCTAAGTATTCTGATGAGAAGGGTCATGTCAAAATCAAAGGTGAATTGCTGGCTAGTTACACAGTCAATATATTCTTCAGGATTCTGCTTGAGATAGCGTTTATAGTGGGTCAGTATTACTTGTATGGGTTTATTCTGGACCCCAAAATTGAATGCAGCAGAGCTCCCTGTCCGTTCACTGTAGAATGCTTCATGTCACGACCAACAGAGAAGACCATCTTCATCATCTTCATGCTGGTGGTGGCTTGTGTATCTCTGCTGTTGAATGTGGTGGAGATATTTTATCTGATATGCTCTAAGTGTGGCTCTGGCTCAAGAAGACGAGCCCAAGAAGTCCCAGCCATCGCAATGCACAGCTGTCTGGATGGGGGCAGTACTGCCTGA
- the LOC139407779 gene encoding gap junction protein, alpha 11 encodes MGEWDLLGRLLDKVQSHSTVIGKIWLTVLFVFRILVLGSGAEKVWGDEQSDFVCNTDQPGCENVCYDHAFPISHVRFWVLQIISVSTPTLVYLGHVLHIIHVEKKVREKMKKQAQDEQANNFLKKGYKVPKYSNDNGKINLRGRLLRSYVLHVLVKILLEVGFIVGQYYLYGFTLQARFICARFPCPHKVDCFLSRPTEKTVFIWFMLVVACVSLLLNLIELFYLFVKSVKECLDRRQDYTVTPVTPVLERKAFENKDQMIQNWVNLELELQGRKLGSGVTKSVASEENTANMGEVHI; translated from the coding sequence ATGGGTGAATGGGACTTGCTGGGCCGGCTGCTGGACAAAGTGCAGTCCCACTCCACGGTCATAGGGAAGATCTGGCTAACGGTCCTGTTTGTCTTCAGGATCCTGGTCCTTGGGTCCGGGGCAGAGAAGGTGTGGGGGGACGAGCAGTCAGACTTCGTCTGTAACACAGACCAGCCGGGATGTGAGAATGTCTGTTATGACCACGCCTTCCCTATCTCACACGTCCGTTTCTGGGTGCTTCAGATCATCTCCGTTTCCACCCCAACCCTGGTGTACCTGGGCCATGTCCTCCACATCATCCACGTAGAGAAGAAAGTCCGGGAGAAGATGAAGAAGCAAGCACAGGATGAGCAGGCCAATAACTTCCTGAAGAAGGGCTACAAAGTCCCCAAGTACAGCAACGACAATGGAAAGATTAACCTGCGTGGCCGTCTGTTACGCAGTTACGTACTGCACGTACTGGTGAAGATCCTTCTAGAAGTGGGGTTCATCGTGGGACAGTACTACCTGTATGGCTTCACCCTCCAGGCCCGCTTTATCTGTGCTCGCTTCCCCTGCCCTCACAAGGTGGACTGCTTCCTGTCCAGACCCACAGAGAAAACCGTCTTCATCTGGTTTATGCTGGTGGTAGCCTGTGTGTCTCTACTCCTCAACCTCATTGAGCTCTTTTACCTGTTTGTCAAATCGGTCAAAGAGTGTCTGGACAGGCGGCAGGACTACACGGTGACCCCGGTCACCCCTGTCCTGGAGAGGAAGGCCTTTGAGAACAAAGACCAGATGATCCAGAACTGGGTCAATCTGGAGTTGGAGCTGCAGGGGAGGAAGCTGGGCAGTGGGGTGACGAAAAGTGTGGCTTCTGAGGAAAACACTGCTAACATGGGGGAAGTCCACATCTAA
- the LOC139407778 gene encoding connexin 32.3 — protein MGDWGFLSTLLDKVQSHSTVIGKIWMSVLFLFRIMVLGAGAESVWGDEQSGFICNTQQPGCENVCYDWIFPISHIRFWVMQIIFISTPTLLYLGHAMHVISQENKLRVILHSQEDNGTLKKPKYTDEAGKVRIRGDLLGSYMTQLFFKIILEIAFIVGQYYLYGFVMVPMFPCSKSPCPYTVECYMSRPTEKTIFIIFMLVVACVSLALNVIEVFYLLYTRVRCGGSKGRTHHTTSAANPATLHSSGWSGRVDTEMDPLRQNKMNLGFESGQSLGGSLDGATQEKRLLGDH, from the coding sequence ATGGGAGACTGGGGTTTTCTTTCCACGTTACTGGACAAGGTGCAGTCCCACTCAACGGTCATTGGAAAGATATGGATGAGTGTCCTGTTCCTGTTCAGAATCATGGTTCTGGGTGCTGGAGCGGAGAGCGTGTGGGGCGATGAACAATCTGGTTTCATATGCAATACGCAACAACCTGGTTGTGAAAATGTCTGCTACGACTGGATCTTCCCCATATCACACATCCGTTTCTGGGTCATGCAGATCATCTTCATCTCCACTCCAACTCTTCTGTACCTGGGCCATGCCATGCATGTCATCAGCCAGGAGAACAAGCTGAGAGTCATACTGCACAGCCAAGAAGATAATGGCACGTTGAAGAAGCCCAAATACACAGATGAAGCAGGGAAGGTCAGAATTAGGGGAGATTTGTTGGGCAGTTACATGACCCAGCTATTCTTTAAGATCATTCTAGAGATCGCTTTTATTGTTGGCCAGTACTACCTGTATGGGTTTGTCATGGTTCCCATGTTCCCTTGCTCCAAATCTCCCTGTCCCTATACTGTAGAATGCTACATGTCTCGTCCCACAGAGAAGACCATCTTCATCATCTTCATGCTGGTGGTGGCCTGTGTGTCTCTGGCTCTGAATGTGATTGAGGTGTTCTATCTGCTTTACACAAGAGTGAGATGTGGCGGCTCCAAGGGGCGCACTCATCACACTACGTCAGCAGCGAACCCCGCcaccctccactcctctgggtGGTCTGGTCGCGTGGATACTGAGATGGACCCACTGAGACAGAACAAGATGAACCTGGGGTTTGAGAGTGGGCAGAGTTTAGGGGGTAGTCTGGACGGAGCCACACAAGAGAAAAGGTTGCTAGGTGACCACTAA
- the LOC139407780 gene encoding inactive hydroxysteroid dehydrogenase-like protein 1, with product MAAVDSFELLYKEIARSCNSCVETLAVVGALYTASKAVILVRDCYSFVRVHFLPRLMPSTRLGRRFGEWAVIYGASEAIGKAYAEELARQGICIILISQEGASVSDTAKAISETHRVDTMVLVADFSQGHAACKPVKDALQDKDIGFLVNCVDDSLRNSPNFTGLSEDLLWDVINRNIAATTLMTRLVLPGMVERRRGAVVNISSGACYRPSPSKAALSASTAYLDNFSRALHHEYGRQGVFVQSLVPFQVAPHGASAGGWLIPQSDVYARHAISTLGISHRTTGYWPHTLQFRLVQSMPEWIWVLGSRMLTSSC from the exons ATGGCTGCTGTTGACAGTTTTGAGCTTTTGTACAAAGAAATTGCTCGGTCATGCAATTCATGTGTGGAAACCCTAGCCGTTGTGGGTGCTCTGTATACAGCCAGCAAAGCTGTCATCCTCGTGCGGGACTGCTACAGCTTTGTCAGGGTGCATTTCCTTCCTCGACTGATGCCAAGCACGCGCCTTGGTCGCCGTTTTGGTGAATGGGCTGTCATTTATG GTGCTTCAGAGGCCATAGGGAAAGCCTATGCAGAGGAGCTTGCCAGGCAGGGCATCTGCATCATCCTGATAAGCCAAGAGGGTGCCAGTGTCAGTGACACAGCCAAGGCCATATCTGAGACTCACCGAGTGGATACAATGGTGCTTGTGGCAGACTTCAGTCAGGGCCATGCAGCTTGCAAGCCTGTCAAAGATGCATTGCAGGACAAAGACATAGGCTTTCTAGTTAACTGTGTGGATGACTCCCTTCGCAACTCGCCAAACTTTACTGGCCTGTCTGAAGACCTGTTATGGGACGTAATCAACAGAAATATTGCTGCCACCACACTGATGACGCGCCTGGTTCTACCTGGCATGGTAGAGAGGAGACGTGGAGCAGTAGTGAACATCTCTTCTGGGGCATGTTATAGACCCTCTCCAAGCAAAGCTGCTCTCTCTGCGTCTACG gCTTACCTTGACAACTTTTCCCGTGCTCTGCACCATGAATATGGTCGTCAGGGAGTCTTTGTGCAAAGTCTGGTACCTTTCCAAGTGGCGCCCCATGGAGCATCAGCAGGCGGGTGGCTAATACCGCAGTCAGACGTGTATGCCCGTCATGCCATCTCCACCCTGGGCATCTCACACAGGACCACAGGCTATTGGCCTCATACACTGCAG TTTCGACTTGTGCAGTCAATGCCCGAATGGATTTGGGTCTTGGGGTCACGTATGCTCACAAGCTCATGCTGA